A genomic stretch from Neomonachus schauinslandi chromosome 16, ASM220157v2, whole genome shotgun sequence includes:
- the FTL gene encoding ferritin light chain: MSSQIRQNYSTEVEAAVNRLVNMHLRASYTYLSLGFYFDRDDVALEGVRHFFRELAEEKREGAERLLKMQNQRGGRALFQDVQKPSQDEWGKTLDAMEAALVLEKSLNQALLDLHALGSARADPHLCDFLENHFLDEEVKLIKKMGDHLTNLRRLAGPQAGLGEYLFERLTLKHD; this comes from the exons ATGAGCTCCCAGATTCGTCAGAATTATTCCACCGAGGTGGAGGCCGCCGTCAACCGCCTGGTCAACATGCATCTGCGGGCCTCCTACACCTACCTCTCTCTG GGCTTCTATTTCGACCGTGACGATGTGGCTCTGGAAGGCGTGCGCCACTTCTTCCGCGAGTTGGCTGAGGAGAAGCGCGAGGGCGCCGAGCGTCTCTTGAAGATGCAAAACCAGCGTGGCGGCCGCGCCCTCTTCCAGGACGTCCAG AAGCCGTCCCAAGATGAGTGGGGGAAAACCCTGGACGCCATGGAAGCTGCCCTGGTTCTGGAGAAGAGCCTGAACCAGGCCCTTTTGGATCTGCATGCCCTGGGTTCTGCCCGCGCAGACCCCCAT ctctgtgacttcctgGAGAACCACTTCCTAGATGAGGAGGTGAAACTCATCAAGAAGATGGGCGACCACCTGACTAACCTCCGCAGGCTGGCCGGCCCCCAGGCTGGACTGGGCGAGTATCTCTTCGAGAGGCTCACTCTCAAGCACGACTAG